The following are encoded in a window of Diorhabda sublineata isolate icDioSubl1.1 chromosome 3, icDioSubl1.1, whole genome shotgun sequence genomic DNA:
- the LOC130440934 gene encoding uncharacterized protein LOC130440934 isoform X2, with product MLENTKLFGLTILALIPWKILYNKYKTNQLKYEKQLLFHERHNCVVMYTNIKGMSGWPPYKDQIVANIKEKNCLDPLYEPIIYFINTADKSLDISYMIIAIQKVYNAIIEACKRGVKIRLLMNFEEIKNNLIPVQDCIKEVQLYHNRNQNCASIMHHKYMVKDYEEGKSGYIVNGSMNLTSNAFLENYENLMFSTDSYLVKSLHDNFEDCWKYIQIENKNF from the exons atgttagaaaatacaaaattgttcGGTTTGACAATTTTAGCTTTAATACCGtggaaaattttgtataataagtACAAAACGAATCAATTGAAGTATGAAAAGCAATTACTTTTTCACGAAAGACATAATTGCGTAGTGATGTACACTAATATTAAAGGTATGAGTGGTTGGCCTCCTTATAAAGATCAAATAGTTGCAAAcattaaagagaaaaattgtttagatCCTTTATACGaaccaataatttatttcataaatacagcGGATAAAAGTTTAGATATATCATATATGATTATTGCAATTCAAAAAGTTTACAATGCTATTATTGAAGCCTGCAAAAGGGGTGTCAAAATAAGGTTACTAATGAATTTTGaggaaatcaaaaataatttaatccCAGTGCAAGACTGTATAAAGGAAG TACAGTTATATCATAATAGAAATCAGAATTGTGCGAGTATAATGCATCATAAATATATGGTGAAAGATTATGAGGAAGGTAAAAGTGGATATATAGTAAATGGTTCTATGAATTTAACAAGTAACGCTTTTctggaaaattatgaaaatctgATGTTTAGTACAGATTCATATCTTGTGAAATCATTACATGACAATTTCGAAGATTGTtggaaatatattcaaatagaaaacaaaaatttttaa
- the LOC130440934 gene encoding uncharacterized protein LOC130440934 isoform X1 gives MLENTKLFGLTILALIPWKILYNKYKTNQLKYEKQLLFHERHNCVVMYTNIKGMSGWPPYKDQIVANIKEKNCLDPLYEPIIYFINTADKSLDISYMIIAIQKVYNAIIEACKRGVKIRLLMNFEEIKNNLIPVQDCIKEGVSVQLYHNRNQNCASIMHHKYMVKDYEEGKSGYIVNGSMNLTSNAFLENYENLMFSTDSYLVKSLHDNFEDCWKYIQIENKNF, from the exons atgttagaaaatacaaaattgttcGGTTTGACAATTTTAGCTTTAATACCGtggaaaattttgtataataagtACAAAACGAATCAATTGAAGTATGAAAAGCAATTACTTTTTCACGAAAGACATAATTGCGTAGTGATGTACACTAATATTAAAGGTATGAGTGGTTGGCCTCCTTATAAAGATCAAATAGTTGCAAAcattaaagagaaaaattgtttagatCCTTTATACGaaccaataatttatttcataaatacagcGGATAAAAGTTTAGATATATCATATATGATTATTGCAATTCAAAAAGTTTACAATGCTATTATTGAAGCCTGCAAAAGGGGTGTCAAAATAAGGTTACTAATGAATTTTGaggaaatcaaaaataatttaatccCAGTGCAAGACTGTATAAAGGAAG gGGTTTCAGTACAGTTATATCATAATAGAAATCAGAATTGTGCGAGTATAATGCATCATAAATATATGGTGAAAGATTATGAGGAAGGTAAAAGTGGATATATAGTAAATGGTTCTATGAATTTAACAAGTAACGCTTTTctggaaaattatgaaaatctgATGTTTAGTACAGATTCATATCTTGTGAAATCATTACATGACAATTTCGAAGATTGTtggaaatatattcaaatagaaaacaaaaatttttaa
- the LOC130440935 gene encoding poly(A) polymerase type 3: MWKTQAVHIRTYNKENNTDKNNEKITTLGMTSAISTAYPKPADLIKTEELIEALKPFDVFESKQELNKRMHILGKLYILVKRWIKEVSLKNNMPEIVAENVGGKVYTFGSYRLGVHSKGTDIDALCVAPRHIYRSDFFTSFYQLLKEQPEVTDLRAVEEAYVPVIKMNFDGIEIDMLFAQLLLKEIPDSMDLKDDMLLKHLDAKCVRSLNGCRVTDEILSLVPNIENFRLTLRAIKLWAKRHGIYSNALGYLGGVSWAMLVARTCQLYPNAAPSTLVHKFFLIFSKWKWPQPVLLKQPSNVNLGFVVWDPRINIQDRYHLMPIITPAYPQQNSTFNVSQSTRHIIVNEFKQGLAITEEIMLGKANWDKLFEQPPFFTKYKHFLVLLVKANNADDHLEWCGLVESKARLLVGNLERNPFIMLAHINPQSYSMIEPEPNTVGSMWFIGLEFSKAENLQVDLTRDIFWFTEQVSNHAAAINMWKEGLRLDARHVKRKQLSQYLSPSLLKKERKNSITKNGTTPEINRKRTSSEALPENKNSNPNKKTRLSDEMRPQQFDDSSKESINIDSSSNLSLADSDINVSSTKSPSTTPIHVSSTTTTPTNVSEAVCT, encoded by the exons ATGTGGAAGACGCAAGCAGTGCACATTAGAacttataataaagaaaataacacGGATAAGAACAACGAAAAAATAACAACTCTTGGAATGACTTCAGCGATATCAACTGCTTATCCTAAACCAGCAGATTTAATCAAAACTGAGGAACTTATAGAAGCTTTAAAACCTTTTGATGTATTCGAAAGTAAACAAGAATTGAATAAAAGGATGCATATCCTGGGAAAACTATATATCTTAGTTAAAAGGTGGATTAAAGAAGTAtcccttaaaaataatatgcctGAAATTGTTGCAGAGAATGTAGGAGGAAAAGTTTACACATTTGGAAGTTATAGATTGGGA GTACACAGCAAAGGAACTGATATAGATGCCCTTTGTGTAGCACCTAGACATATTTATCGATCAGATTTCTTCACTTCTTTCtatcaattattgaaagaaCAACCAGAAGTTACAGACCTCAGG gcAGTAGAAGAAGCTTACGTACCTGTAATAAAGATGAATTTTGATGGCATAGAAATTGATATGCTTTTCGCGCAATTATTACTAAAAGAAATACCTGACTCTATGGATTTGAAAGATGATATGTTGTTAAAACATTTGGATGCTAAATGTGTTAGAAGTTTGAACGGTTGTAGAGTCACCGATGAAATTTTAAGTCTGGTacctaatattgaaaattttagacTGACTTTGAGAGCAATCAAACTTTGGGCTAAAC gtcaTGGAATATACAGTAATGCATTAGGATACCTCGGAGGTGTATCATGGGCAATGTTAGTTGCTAGAACTTGTCAGTTGTATCCGAATGCAGCTCCTTCGACTTTAgtgcataaattttttttaattttttccaaatggaAGTGGCCACAACCTGTCCTGCTTAAACAACCCTCAAATGTGAACCTAGGATTTGTTGTATGGGATCCAAGG ataaatattCAAGATAGGTACCACTTGATGCCCATCATAACGCCTGCTTATCCACAACAAAATTCAACTTTTAACGTCTCTCAATCTACAAGACATATTATAGTAAACGAATTCAAACAAGGTCTCGCTATTACGGAAGAAATTATGTTAGGAAAAGCAAATTGGGATAAATTATTCGAACAACCACCATTTTTCACTAAATACAAACATTTTCTTGTATTGTTAGTCAAGGCGAATAATGCAGATGACCATTTGGAATGGTGCGGGTTAGTTGAAAGCAAGGCAAGATTACTTGTTG gTAATTTAGAAAGGAACCCTTTCATAATGTTGGCTCACATAAATCCTCAAAGTTACTCCATGATTGAACCGGAACCAAACACAGTAGGTTCCATGTGGTTCATCGGACTCGAATTTTCCAAAGCGGAAAACCTTCAAGTAGATTTAACTAGAGACATATTTTGGTTTACAGAACAAGTCAGCAATCACGCAGCGGCAATAAATATGTGGAAAGAAGGGTTGAG attgGACGCCCGGCACGTTAAAAGGAAACAATTATCTCAATATCTTTCACcttctttattgaaaaaagaaaggaaaaacaGTATAACCAAGAATGGTACAACGCCAGAAATTAATAGAAAGAGGACGTCATCTGAAGCGCTaccagaaaataaaaattcgaatCCGAATAAGAAAACGAGGTTATCGGATGAAATGAGGCCCCAACAG tttgaCGATAGTTCCAAGGAATCAATAAACATAGATTCTAGCAGTAATTTAAGTTTAGCGGATTCAGATATTAATGTAAGCAGTACGAAATCTCCCTCTACTACCCCAATCCACGTGTCTTCAACTACCACAACACCCACAAACGTATCAGAAGCCGTATGTACGTGA